The Candidatus Nitrospira nitrificans genomic sequence CGTATTGGACAGCCACGGCTTGAGCCAATTGATCTTCCGAGAGGAGGCCTTCGCTGATCAGCGTTTGCCCTAAGGCGGCAGCCGCTCCCTTTACACGACCCAGGGCATCCTCAACCGTGTGTCTTGAGAGGATTCCCTGTTCGACCAAGACATCGGAAAGAGATGGCCTCGTCAGGCTACGTAACATGCGCGACCTCTCTCATCGTGTATCCTCGTCGCTTTCAGATCCCAACTTCTCTCCTCTCTAGCCGCCGACGGTCCCAGCCATCTGAAATACCGGCAGATACATCACAATGACGATTCCACCGACCAATATTCCCATCACAAGCAGCAACGCCGGCTCGATCCATGTCGTAAGCTGTATCAGTCTCGTATCAAGATCAGCCTCATAAAACTCCGAGACGTCCCGCAACATCGTATCAAGCGAACCAGTTTCCTCTCCTACCGATAACATTTCGATGGCGAGCCTCGGGAGCACTCCGGGACGATCCAGCGCAGCAGCTAATGTGGCTCCCTCTCGAATCTCGTTAACAGCTCCAATCATTTCTTGTGAAATCCATCGGTTTGCAATGGCTCCCCGTGCGCCTTGCAAGGCATCGACGAGCGGCGTTCCTCCGGCAAGGATAGTTCCGAGCGTTCGCGTCAGCTGAACCGTATTGTGCTTGACTGCAATCTGCCCCACGAGGGGAAGCTTCAGCACAAGACGATCGATCGTCAGTTGTCCCGCCGAGGTGGCATAGTAGGTATGCATTCCAAGCATGAGGCCAATGAGGACGACCGCTGCGGGCAATAGCCATGACTCAGCATGTGTGACCACATCGAGCAAGACCTGAGTCGCCCAGGGCAAGGTCTGCACTGAGTCTCCATAGACCGACACGAAAGTCGGCATGACATAGGTCAATAGAAAACCCACCACGGCGAGGCCGATACAGATGAGAACGATAGGATAAGAGATTGCTTTTTTCACTTTCTGACGCAGCCCCACCATCAGCTTCAGATACGCAACATACCGCTGTAGTACCTCTGGAAGATTGCCCGATTGCTCCCCTGCTTTCACCGTGGCGACATAGAGATCCGGGAAATAGCGTGGATGTTTAGCCAATGCTTCCGAGGCGGAGGCCCCACCTCGAATGTCTTCTCGTACGTCACGGAGAGTCCGTTGAAATCCAGCATGCCCGGCTCGTTCGATGAGAAGATCCCAGATGCGCAAAATGGGCAGTCCGGACTTGACCAGCGCCATCAATTCTTGATTGAAGACCAAGAACTGCTCCAGCGGAAGCTTTCCCCATGACCACGGCAGCTCCGTTTTGACTGAAGTGATTCCGCGAGCGTGAAGATTGAAGACCAGCAATCCTTGTGACTCAAGTCTGGCACGAACCGCTGATTCATTATCTCCTTCTACATGCCCATGGAGGGTGGACCCATCAGAGCGCGCGACTCGATACGCAAATACTGCCATAGATGTAGACCTTCACCACTTGCCGCACCCATCGTGCGCCACTACATTCGTTCGTGCTCGATCATATCGGCAGAAGACTCAGTCAACCAAAGCACCTGATCAGCTTGAATACGGTCGCTGGAGAGCGCGTTGAGAGTCATGAGGCGGCTCACAGAGGTGTGATACCGGCGTGCGATGCGCCATAACGTGTCTCCAGATTTGACTAATACGTATAGACGCGGAGGCCCGGTTGTCGACTGAGAAACCACCGGTATCTCCCCGACTGAAGAGGCTGCCGACACCTGGATCGCCGCCTCCGCGACAACCTGAGCGCCCTCATGCGGAGTAGCCAATAGGGCACCCTGCTGATGGACGATCGGCACCATTTCCGGTTGCCCGTCTCCTGGAGAAACCATCGCGGCGGGAGAGAGTTCTTCCTTCGCTTGTTTCTCGACTTTCGAGAGCTGCTTGTGAAGCTGCTTCAGCTGATGCTGCAGTGCGGCTCTGGTCCGCCCCATCTGTTCCCGTTCGGAACGCGAGCTGGCCAGTTCCTCCCGCTGGAGATCAATCACATGTCGAGCTTCACCCAATCGACGCTCTGCCTCTCGAATACGTCCTTCAAACTGCGCCCGGACGATTTGCACATCGGCCAATTCTTGGCGCCGTGCGTCGACTTCTGCTCTCAACTCGTCAATCATTCGCTGGGCATCTCGCAATGAGGTTTTGAGGGTATCCACCGTGAGCTGGAGATCCGACATCTCCGGTTCGATGATGAAGTCTTCGAGCGAACTACAGGCCGACATTCCAAGCAGAAGAATTCCGACGGATGTCTGCTTCCATTTCCCATTCATTCGAACCCCTGTGCGCCCAGAGCAGAATCTACTCCAAGCCGATTTCACGAGTCTGTTCACCATTGATTATACGGAGTCCCGTTTGTTCCGATAAGATCCGACCCGGAATACACATCAAAGATACCACCCTCTGTCGGTTCAAGGATCTGTTGCCAAGAGCTCGGCGAGTTCGTAAAGGGGTCTTTAGGAAGAGTCCGCAGATATCCAGCCGTTACCAAACCATCCAAGGATGGAGGATACTTTCCTTTGTCAGCGCGGTGATGATCCAACAACTCGCGCAGCGTGAACAGGTCTTGCCGCAATACCGTCTCTCTGGCTTTGATCAATGATGACTGATAGGACGGAACGGCAATCGTGGCCAAAATACCGACAATGGACACGACGATCATGAGTTCAATCAGCGTAAACCCTTTCACATTCCAACCATTCACCTTACCAATCCTGATACTTGGTCCCATCGAGCGCAAACTCCTCGCTTTGCGTCATCACATCATAAACATCCTCACCGCACCAGCTAGACGGCTTTGGACGATCCTTATAACAACGCAGTGCCCAATCGGATTTTCCCGTTAGCGGGTCATTCGGCATCGTCCGCAAATAGCGCCTCACCGTGGCGCCTCGAACCGTCGCTTCCTGTCCCGTCAGTTTTACACCCAACAGCACATCGAGAGACTTCGGATAGCCGTATGGCCCGGTCACTTCCTTACACGTCAAA encodes the following:
- a CDS encoding type II secretion system F family protein, whose amino-acid sequence is MAVFAYRVARSDGSTLHGHVEGDNESAVRARLESQGLLVFNLHARGITSVKTELPWSWGKLPLEQFLVFNQELMALVKSGLPILRIWDLLIERAGHAGFQRTLRDVREDIRGGASASEALAKHPRYFPDLYVATVKAGEQSGNLPEVLQRYVAYLKLMVGLRQKVKKAISYPIVLICIGLAVVGFLLTYVMPTFVSVYGDSVQTLPWATQVLLDVVTHAESWLLPAAVVLIGLMLGMHTYYATSAGQLTIDRLVLKLPLVGQIAVKHNTVQLTRTLGTILAGGTPLVDALQGARGAIANRWISQEMIGAVNEIREGATLAAALDRPGVLPRLAIEMLSVGEETGSLDTMLRDVSEFYEADLDTRLIQLTTWIEPALLLVMGILVGGIVIVMYLPVFQMAGTVGG
- a CDS encoding LysM peptidoglycan-binding domain-containing protein, translating into MNGKWKQTSVGILLLGMSACSSLEDFIIEPEMSDLQLTVDTLKTSLRDAQRMIDELRAEVDARRQELADVQIVRAQFEGRIREAERRLGEARHVIDLQREELASSRSEREQMGRTRAALQHQLKQLHKQLSKVEKQAKEELSPAAMVSPGDGQPEMVPIVHQQGALLATPHEGAQVVAEAAIQVSAASSVGEIPVVSQSTTGPPRLYVLVKSGDTLWRIARRYHTSVSRLMTLNALSSDRIQADQVLWLTESSADMIEHERM
- a CDS encoding prepilin-type N-terminal cleavage/methylation domain-containing protein, with amino-acid sequence MGPSIRIGKVNGWNVKGFTLIELMIVVSIVGILATIAVPSYQSSLIKARETVLRQDLFTLRELLDHHRADKGKYPPSLDGLVTAGYLRTLPKDPFTNSPSSWQQILEPTEGGIFDVYSGSDLIGTNGTPYNQW
- a CDS encoding type II secretion system protein — protein: MREDGFTLIEILVTMAIIVILASVAMPLSKVSTKRAQEIELRQHLRTIRGAIDVFKLEWNRDGDVLLGVVCVKNRLTCKEVTGPYGYPKSLDVLLGVKLTGQEATVRGATVRRYLRTMPNDPLTGKSDWALRCYKDRPKPSSWCGEDVYDVMTQSEEFALDGTKYQDW